One window of the Micropterus dolomieu isolate WLL.071019.BEF.003 ecotype Adirondacks linkage group LG08, ASM2129224v1, whole genome shotgun sequence genome contains the following:
- the pim2 gene encoding serine/threonine-protein kinase pim-2, whose product MLEKRAVEFHLEEDVRGKNVKEPFCSQYSCGSLLGSGGFGSVFSGQRLSDGLQVAIKQISRDRVQQWARLPGEVGPVPMEIALLQRLSEVGGHGGVVRMLDWFEVEGRGFLLVLERPPHCQDLFDYITERGALPERHALRFFRQIVEALRFVHAHGVVHRDIKDENIVVDTRTLEVKLVDFGSGAPLKETPYSEFEGTRVYSPPEWIQSQSYEAVSLTVWSLGVLLFDMVCGDIPFERDPEIVGATPIFTRRVSKECQSLIRWCLSYRPEERPTLEEVLCHPWMEGEEEGGEEPGSLPSPSL is encoded by the exons ATGTTGGAGAAAAGAGCCGTGGAGTTTCACCTGGAGGAGGACGTCCGAGGGAAGAACG TGAAGGAACCGTTCTGCAGCCAGTACAGCTGTGGTTCTCTGCTCGGCAGCGGCGGTTTCGGTTCAGTGTTTTCAGGCCAGAGGCTCTCAGATGGACTGCAG GTTGCCATTAAACAGATTTCCAGGGACAGAGTGCAGCAGTGGGCTCGACTG CCCGGCGAGGTCGGCCCAGTTCCCATGGAGATCGCTCTGCTGCAGCGGCTGTCAGAGGTCGGGGGTCACGGGGGCGTGGTCCGCATGCTGGACTGGTTCGAGGTGGAGGGGCGGGGCTTCCTGCTGGTGCTGGAGCGACCGCCGCACTGCCAGGACCTGTTCGACTACATCACCGAGAGGGGAGCGCTGCCCGAACGCCACGCACTCAG GTTCTTCCGTCAGATCGTGGAGGCGCTGCGCTTCGTTCACGCTCACGGCGTGGTGCACCGAGACATCAAAGACGAGAACATCGTGGTCGACACGAGGACGCTGGAGGTCAAGCTGGTGGACTTTGGATCAGGAGCTCCTCTGAAGGAGACGCCGTACAGCGAGTTTGAAG GTACCCGGGTCTACAGTCCTCCGGAGTGGATCCAGTCTCAGTCCTACGAGGCGGTCTCTCTCACCGTCTGGTCTCTGGGCGTCTTGCTCTTCGACATGGTTTGCGGCGACATCCCGTTCGAGCGCGACCCGGAGATCGTCGGGGCCACGCCCATCTTCACCAGACGAGTCTCTAAAG AATGCCAGTCTCTGATTCGCTGGTGCCTGTCGTACCGCCCCGAGGAGCGCCCGACCCTGGAGGAGGTCCTGTGTCACCCCTGGATGGAGggtgaggaggaaggaggagaggagcccGGCTCTCTGCCCAGCCCGTCGCTGTAG